From Azospirillum baldaniorum, the proteins below share one genomic window:
- a CDS encoding tetratricopeptide repeat protein, with protein MTDSRSPRPSLTDALTLHNDGRGDEAERTYRQILKREPRNADAWHLLGVLQSERGDHDAGIASIRTALSIREALEYHLNLASALLDSGRVDEALGALMAALRLEPDRADIHFRLGNLFRLQRRPNESVAAYRQAIALQPGFVEALNNLGSLFLEVGQTDAAVAAFTDAIQAAPANAQSHGNLGYALDLQDRLGEAAAAHRVALAFQPDFALAWSNLGNVLKGQGHLEQAIAAYRSALTHRPDFPMAHSNVLMAQHYLPECGNADFLAAARDWAERGGGELPVAAPVVRDDQPRPLRIGYVSSDFNSHPVGYFLESVLRAHDRKAVTAYGYANNGRTDDVTESLRAAADGWRPIVGMGDAAVADLIRRDGIDILVDLSGHTGNNRLTLFARRPAPVQVSWLGYFGTTGLPAMDWIIADRHVLPPGEERFFTEKVWRLPESYLCFTPPAEEVAVGPLPALSGGSVTLGAFHNRAKITRPTVALWAQVLTALPQARLLLKSREFADYGVRQRLRDQFAAHGIAPNRLRMEGKTPRADYFNSLNRIDLALSPFPFGGGTTTAESLWMGVPVVTLRGDRWAGRIGVSFLETLGLAEQLVADSPEDYVAKTAALVGDLEALAALRAGLRERVRQSPLCDAPAFARSLEEAYRSMWREP; from the coding sequence ATGACGGACAGCCGCAGCCCCCGGCCCTCGCTCACCGATGCCCTGACCCTGCACAACGACGGCCGCGGCGACGAGGCGGAGCGGACGTACCGCCAGATCCTGAAGCGTGAGCCGCGAAACGCCGACGCCTGGCATCTGCTGGGCGTGCTGCAGTCCGAACGGGGGGATCACGACGCCGGCATCGCCAGCATCCGCACCGCCCTGTCCATCCGGGAAGCGCTGGAGTACCATCTGAATCTCGCTTCCGCCCTGCTGGATTCGGGCCGTGTGGACGAGGCCCTGGGCGCCCTGATGGCGGCGCTGCGCCTCGAACCGGACCGGGCGGACATCCATTTCCGACTGGGCAACCTGTTTCGCCTTCAGCGGCGGCCCAACGAAAGCGTCGCCGCCTACCGCCAGGCCATCGCGCTCCAGCCCGGCTTCGTGGAGGCGCTGAACAACCTCGGCTCCCTGTTCCTTGAGGTCGGGCAGACCGACGCCGCCGTCGCCGCCTTCACCGACGCCATCCAGGCGGCGCCGGCCAACGCCCAGTCCCACGGCAACCTCGGCTACGCGCTGGACCTGCAGGACCGGCTGGGCGAGGCGGCGGCGGCCCACCGCGTCGCCCTGGCCTTCCAGCCCGATTTCGCCCTGGCTTGGTCCAACCTCGGCAACGTCCTGAAGGGGCAAGGGCATCTGGAGCAGGCCATCGCGGCCTACCGCTCGGCGCTGACGCACCGTCCCGATTTCCCGATGGCGCACAGCAACGTCCTGATGGCCCAGCATTACCTGCCGGAGTGCGGAAACGCCGATTTTCTTGCCGCCGCACGCGACTGGGCCGAACGAGGCGGCGGCGAACTCCCGGTCGCCGCTCCGGTCGTCCGCGACGACCAGCCCCGTCCGCTGCGCATCGGCTACGTCTCCAGCGACTTCAACAGCCATCCTGTCGGCTATTTCCTGGAAAGCGTCCTGAGGGCGCACGACCGCAAGGCGGTCACCGCTTACGGTTACGCCAACAACGGCCGCACCGACGACGTGACGGAAAGCCTCCGCGCCGCCGCCGACGGATGGCGCCCGATCGTCGGGATGGGCGACGCGGCGGTGGCCGACCTGATCCGGCGGGACGGCATCGACATTCTCGTCGACCTGTCCGGCCACACCGGGAACAACCGCCTGACCCTGTTCGCCCGGCGGCCCGCCCCCGTCCAGGTGAGCTGGCTGGGTTACTTTGGGACGACCGGCCTGCCGGCCATGGACTGGATCATCGCCGACCGCCACGTCCTTCCGCCAGGGGAGGAGCGGTTCTTCACCGAGAAGGTCTGGCGCCTTCCCGAGAGTTATCTGTGCTTCACCCCGCCGGCGGAAGAGGTGGCGGTCGGGCCGCTTCCGGCGCTCAGCGGCGGATCGGTCACGCTCGGCGCCTTCCACAACCGGGCCAAGATCACCCGTCCGACCGTCGCGCTGTGGGCGCAGGTTCTGACCGCCCTGCCGCAAGCCCGCCTGCTCCTGAAATCGCGGGAGTTTGCCGATTACGGCGTGCGTCAGCGCCTGCGCGACCAGTTCGCCGCGCACGGCATCGCGCCGAATCGCCTGCGCATGGAAGGGAAAACGCCGCGGGCGGACTATTTCAACAGCCTCAACCGCATTGACCTCGCGCTGTCCCCTTTCCCCTTCGGCGGCGGTACGACGACGGCCGAGAGCCTGTGGATGGGCGTGCCGGTGGTGACCCTGCGCGGCGACCGCTGGGCGGGGCGGATCGGGGTCAGCTTCCTGGAAACGCTGGGCCTCGCCGAGCAATTGGTGGCGGACAGCCCGGAGGACTACGTCGCCAAGACCGCCGCCCTCGTCGGCGACCTTGAGGCACTGGCCGCCCTGCGCGCCGGCCTGCGGGAGCGCGTGCGTCAATCACCTTTGTGCGACGCGCCGGCCTTCGCCCGGTCGCTGGAGGAGGCCTATCGGTCGATGTGGCGCGAACCGTAA
- a CDS encoding ABC transporter permease encodes MTGTGTRRGLSFYLLAAFFGLFVLFLYGPIATITILSFQGPDGGLTFPMNGVSLHWFKNLFEQQAVGDFGGSFRRSIALGLTVMVLTVLFSLLAGFAFRRRFLGSGALFYLAVASLIVPSILVSLGIGLLFNILGIEPTWYGSALGAHLTWTLPFGLLIVFAIFNRFNPAYEEAARDLGATPWQTVRHVVLPILLPSLIGVGLFGFTLSYDEFARTLMTAGSFNTLPLEIYGMTTNVTTPVLYALGTLTTLFSFTVIGLFLAGVMILRRHRLRRTGAVV; translated from the coding sequence ATGACCGGCACCGGCACCCGGCGCGGCCTGTCCTTCTACCTGCTCGCCGCCTTCTTTGGGCTGTTCGTCCTGTTCCTCTACGGGCCGATCGCCACCATCACCATCCTGTCCTTCCAGGGGCCGGATGGTGGGTTGACCTTCCCGATGAACGGCGTCTCCCTCCACTGGTTCAAGAACCTGTTCGAGCAGCAGGCGGTCGGCGACTTCGGCGGCTCCTTCCGCCGCTCCATCGCGCTGGGGCTGACGGTGATGGTGCTGACGGTGCTGTTCTCGCTGCTCGCCGGCTTCGCCTTCCGCCGCCGCTTCCTGGGCAGCGGGGCGCTGTTCTATCTGGCGGTGGCGAGCCTGATCGTGCCGTCGATCCTGGTCAGCCTGGGCATCGGCCTGCTCTTCAACATCCTGGGGATCGAGCCGACCTGGTACGGATCGGCGCTCGGCGCGCATCTCACCTGGACTCTGCCCTTCGGCCTGCTGATCGTCTTCGCCATCTTCAACCGCTTCAACCCGGCCTACGAGGAGGCGGCGCGCGACCTCGGCGCCACGCCCTGGCAAACGGTGCGCCATGTGGTGCTGCCGATCCTGCTGCCCAGCCTGATCGGCGTCGGGCTGTTCGGCTTCACCCTGTCCTACGACGAGTTCGCGCGCACGCTGATGACCGCGGGGTCCTTCAACACCCTGCCGCTGGAGATCTACGGCATGACCACCAACGTCACGACGCCGGTGCTCTACGCGCTGGGCACGCTGACGACGCTGTTCTCCTTCACGGTGATCGGCCTGTTCCTCGCCGGGGTGATGATCCTGCGCCGCCACCGGCTGCGGCGGACCGGCGCGGTCGTTTGA
- a CDS encoding ABC transporter ATP-binding protein translates to MTARTTAAGSPATGSTVELVKLRKFYGSTVAVDGIDLRIAAGAYCCLLGPSGCGKTSTLRMIAGHEDISDGDLLIGDTVVNGEPPARRGTAMMFQSYALFPHLDCTDNVAFSLKMKGVAKEERRRRAREMLDLVHMSQYADRLPAQLSGGQQQRVALARALITRPGVLLLDEPLSALDPFLRIRMREELKRLHTELGITFVHVTHSQTEAMALADLVVVMNQGRIEQAGPPREVFNQPRTAFVARFIGGHNVVEDAAGRRAVRADRILLGRPASADHGTDHQLEGTVRALEYHGASVHLTLDVPGAEDFAVVLDESRFYDAPLAIGDRVTAGWKARDVHPLVA, encoded by the coding sequence ATGACCGCCAGAACGACCGCAGCCGGATCGCCCGCCACCGGATCAACCGTCGAACTGGTGAAGCTGCGCAAGTTCTACGGCTCCACCGTCGCGGTGGACGGCATCGATCTGCGCATCGCCGCCGGGGCCTATTGCTGCCTGCTCGGCCCCAGCGGCTGCGGCAAGACCTCCACGCTGCGCATGATCGCCGGGCACGAGGACATCTCCGACGGCGACCTGCTGATCGGCGACACGGTGGTGAACGGGGAGCCGCCGGCCCGCCGCGGCACCGCCATGATGTTCCAGAGCTACGCCCTGTTCCCGCACCTGGACTGCACCGACAACGTCGCCTTCAGCCTGAAGATGAAGGGTGTCGCGAAGGAGGAGCGGCGCCGCCGCGCGCGGGAGATGCTGGACCTCGTCCACATGTCCCAATACGCGGACCGGCTGCCCGCCCAGCTCTCCGGCGGGCAGCAGCAGCGCGTGGCTCTGGCCCGCGCGCTGATCACCCGGCCGGGCGTGCTTCTGCTCGACGAGCCGCTGTCGGCGCTCGACCCCTTCCTGCGCATCCGCATGCGCGAGGAGCTGAAGCGTCTGCACACCGAGCTTGGCATCACCTTCGTCCACGTCACCCACAGCCAGACCGAGGCGATGGCGCTGGCCGACCTCGTGGTGGTGATGAACCAAGGCCGGATCGAGCAGGCCGGCCCGCCGCGCGAGGTCTTCAACCAGCCGCGCACCGCCTTCGTCGCCCGCTTCATCGGCGGCCACAACGTGGTGGAGGACGCCGCCGGCCGCCGGGCCGTGCGGGCCGACCGCATCCTGCTCGGCCGGCCGGCCAGTGCCGATCACGGCACCGACCACCAGCTCGAAGGCACCGTCCGCGCGCTGGAGTATCACGGCGCGTCGGTCCACCTGACGCTCGACGTGCCGGGTGCGGAGGACTTCGCCGTGGTGCTGGACGAATCCCGTTTCTACGACGCCCCGCTTGCCATCGGCGACCGCGTGACCGCGGGCTGGAAGGCGCGCGACGTCCACCCCCTGGTTGCCTGA
- the hemH gene encoding ferrochelatase, translating into MQPISKPADHPPVSARRVGVLLMNLGTPEATDYWSMRRYLKEFLSDPRVIEVPKAVWWPVLNGIILTVRPGKSGHAYKSIWNEERNESPLKTVTRAQAEGVAAALAARHGDSVVVDWAMRYGQPAVGPAIQRLKEQGCDRILLFPLYPQYSATTTATANDQAFRQLMTMRWQPAVRTVPAYHDEPGYIEALARSVVRHIAALDHTPDVLLASFHGLPKVYLDRGDPYHCFCVKTARLLAERLGWEPGRVQYSFQSRFGKAEWLKPYTDKTVEELARAGKTKIAVIAPGFSADCVETLEEIQFQVKDAFMAAGGERFTYIPCLNDHPDHVIFLADLVERELGGWVDGAGARAARDAEDHVTA; encoded by the coding sequence ATGCAGCCCATTTCCAAGCCCGCCGACCATCCGCCGGTTTCCGCGCGCCGCGTCGGTGTGCTTCTGATGAATCTCGGAACGCCGGAGGCGACCGACTATTGGTCGATGCGCCGCTATCTGAAGGAGTTCCTGTCGGACCCCCGCGTGATCGAGGTGCCGAAGGCGGTGTGGTGGCCGGTGCTGAACGGCATCATCCTGACCGTGCGTCCGGGCAAGAGCGGCCATGCCTACAAAAGCATCTGGAACGAGGAGCGCAACGAAAGCCCGCTGAAGACCGTCACCCGCGCCCAGGCGGAGGGCGTCGCGGCGGCGCTGGCGGCGCGGCACGGCGACAGCGTGGTGGTGGACTGGGCCATGCGCTACGGCCAGCCGGCGGTCGGCCCGGCGATCCAGCGGCTGAAGGAGCAGGGCTGCGACCGCATCCTGCTGTTCCCGCTTTACCCGCAATATTCGGCGACCACGACGGCCACGGCCAACGATCAGGCCTTCCGCCAGCTGATGACCATGCGCTGGCAGCCGGCGGTGCGCACCGTCCCCGCCTACCACGACGAGCCGGGCTACATCGAGGCGCTGGCCCGCTCGGTGGTGCGGCACATCGCGGCGCTGGACCACACGCCGGACGTCCTGCTGGCGAGCTTCCACGGCCTGCCGAAGGTCTATCTCGACCGCGGCGATCCCTACCACTGCTTCTGCGTGAAGACCGCGCGCCTGCTGGCCGAGCGGCTGGGCTGGGAGCCGGGGCGGGTGCAGTACAGCTTCCAGTCGCGCTTCGGCAAGGCGGAATGGCTGAAGCCCTACACCGACAAGACGGTCGAGGAGCTGGCCCGCGCCGGCAAGACCAAGATCGCAGTGATCGCGCCGGGCTTCTCCGCCGACTGCGTGGAGACGCTGGAAGAGATCCAGTTCCAGGTGAAGGACGCCTTCATGGCGGCCGGTGGCGAGCGCTTCACCTACATCCCCTGCCTGAACGACCATCCCGACCACGTCATCTTCCTGGCCGACCTCGTGGAGCGCGAGCTGGGCGGCTGGGTGGACGGCGCCGGGGCGCGGGCGGCGCGCGACGCGGAGGACCACGTCACGGCGTGA
- a CDS encoding ABC transporter substrate-binding protein codes for MTETRTGSPLSAGTTTGETTTGVSRRTLLKGTAAAAGVAIGSGAITGFPTIWAQNIKNVTLRQFGTGVSNLNAVADKVKEDLGFTLQMTALDSDAVAQRAVTQPKSYDIADIEYWICKKVFPAGVMQPMDVSKIKNFDKIVPIFVNGKLTPESAVAQGTAPHTVGFVEGKDSIKFAKSATQWMTLIPTIYNADTLGIRPDLVGRPITSWTDLLDPAFKGKASILNIPSIGIMDAAMVCEAMGEVKYGDKGNMTKEEIDKTLKIMTDAKKAGQFRAFWKTFDESVNLMSSGEVIIQSMWSPAVAAVRAKGIQCVYQPLKEGYRAWGGGLGIAKHLSGLELEAAYEYINWYLSGWVGAYLNRQGYYSAVLDTAKEHMSPDEWAFWMEGQPAKTDILSPEGKVMEKAGAVRDGGSFQDRMGRVACWNAVMDEDRYMVRKWNEFVAA; via the coding sequence ATGACCGAGACGCGCACCGGCTCGCCCCTTTCCGCCGGGACCACCACGGGCGAGACCACCACGGGCGTCAGCCGCCGCACGCTGCTGAAGGGCACCGCCGCCGCCGCGGGTGTCGCCATCGGGTCGGGGGCGATCACCGGCTTCCCCACCATCTGGGCGCAGAACATCAAGAACGTCACGCTGCGCCAGTTCGGCACCGGCGTGTCGAACCTGAACGCCGTCGCCGACAAGGTGAAGGAGGACCTGGGCTTCACACTGCAGATGACCGCGCTCGACAGTGACGCGGTAGCCCAGCGCGCGGTGACCCAGCCGAAGTCCTACGACATCGCCGACATCGAATACTGGATCTGCAAAAAGGTCTTCCCGGCCGGCGTGATGCAGCCGATGGACGTTTCCAAGATCAAGAACTTCGACAAGATCGTCCCGATCTTCGTCAACGGCAAGCTGACCCCGGAGAGCGCCGTCGCCCAGGGCACCGCCCCGCACACCGTCGGCTTCGTCGAAGGCAAGGACAGCATCAAGTTCGCCAAGTCGGCCACCCAGTGGATGACGCTGATCCCGACCATCTACAACGCCGACACGCTGGGCATCCGCCCCGATCTGGTCGGCCGCCCGATCACCAGCTGGACGGACCTGCTCGACCCGGCCTTCAAGGGCAAGGCGTCGATCCTGAACATCCCCTCCATCGGCATCATGGACGCCGCCATGGTCTGCGAGGCCATGGGCGAGGTGAAGTACGGCGACAAGGGCAACATGACCAAGGAGGAGATCGACAAGACCCTCAAGATCATGACCGACGCCAAGAAGGCCGGCCAGTTCCGCGCCTTCTGGAAGACCTTCGACGAGAGCGTCAACCTGATGTCGTCGGGCGAGGTCATCATCCAGTCGATGTGGTCGCCGGCCGTGGCCGCCGTGCGTGCCAAGGGCATCCAGTGCGTCTACCAGCCGCTGAAGGAAGGCTACCGTGCCTGGGGCGGCGGCCTCGGCATCGCCAAGCATCTGAGCGGGTTGGAGCTGGAAGCCGCCTATGAATACATCAACTGGTACCTGTCGGGCTGGGTCGGCGCCTATCTGAACCGCCAGGGCTATTACTCCGCCGTGCTCGACACCGCGAAGGAGCACATGTCGCCGGACGAGTGGGCCTTCTGGATGGAGGGCCAGCCGGCCAAGACCGACATCCTCAGCCCCGAAGGCAAGGTGATGGAGAAGGCCGGTGCCGTGCGCGACGGCGGGTCGTTCCAGGACCGCATGGGCCGCGTCGCCTGCTGGAACGCGGTGATGGACGAGGACCGCTACATGGTCCGCAAGTGGAACGAGTTCGTCGCGGCGTAA
- a CDS encoding GNAT family N-acetyltransferase — protein MEGYRVRVMSRAELDLAVDWARAEGWNPGLHDAGAFHAVDPEGFLIGELDGEPAACISVVRYPENFGFLGFYIVRPGMRGRGLGWDLWQAGLRHLEGCTIGLDGVVAQQDNYRKSGFALAHRNIRYGGAPPAGTSSAAALVDARAVPFDRLLDWDRALFPAPRAGFLSNWITLPGASALAAVIDGALRGFGVIRPCHTGSKIGPLYAADRGTARDLALALAATAGDGPIFLDAPEVNRDAVLLAEELGLSPQFETARMYLGPAPAIDTARLFGVTTFELG, from the coding sequence ATGGAAGGCTACCGCGTGCGCGTGATGAGCCGGGCCGAGTTGGATCTGGCCGTGGACTGGGCGCGGGCGGAGGGCTGGAATCCCGGCCTGCACGACGCCGGGGCCTTCCACGCCGTGGACCCCGAAGGCTTCCTGATCGGGGAGTTGGACGGCGAGCCGGCGGCCTGCATCTCCGTCGTCCGCTATCCTGAGAACTTCGGCTTCCTCGGCTTCTACATCGTGCGGCCCGGGATGCGCGGGCGCGGCCTCGGCTGGGATCTCTGGCAAGCCGGGCTGAGGCATTTGGAGGGCTGCACCATCGGACTGGACGGGGTGGTGGCGCAGCAGGACAATTACCGCAAGTCCGGCTTCGCGCTGGCCCACCGCAACATCCGCTACGGCGGCGCGCCGCCCGCCGGGACCTCCTCCGCCGCGGCGTTGGTGGACGCGCGGGCGGTGCCCTTCGACCGGCTGCTGGACTGGGACCGCGCGCTGTTCCCGGCGCCGCGCGCCGGCTTCCTGTCCAACTGGATCACGCTGCCCGGCGCCTCCGCGTTGGCCGCCGTGATCGACGGGGCGTTGCGCGGCTTCGGGGTGATCCGCCCCTGCCACACCGGCAGCAAGATCGGCCCGCTCTACGCCGCCGACCGCGGCACGGCGCGTGATCTGGCATTGGCGCTGGCCGCCACGGCGGGCGATGGTCCGATTTTCCTCGACGCACCGGAGGTCAACCGCGATGCCGTCCTGCTGGCGGAGGAGTTGGGCCTGAGCCCGCAATTCGAAACCGCCCGCATGTATCTCGGGCCCGCCCCGGCCATCGACACCGCGCGCCTGTTCGGCGTGACGACCTTCGAACTGGGCTGA
- a CDS encoding RcnB family protein, producing the protein MSRILIAAMTTALTAATVLVGLGTQDASAAGWGPDRHEPPRMERDHRGPDSHRPPPPVHRAARYWKPGDRLPTAYASRRYVIATPVAYHLNRPPRGHHWVRAGSDAVLVASRSGIMVRIVPGLFR; encoded by the coding sequence ATGTCGCGCATCCTGATCGCCGCCATGACCACCGCCCTGACCGCCGCCACTGTGCTGGTCGGACTGGGCACCCAGGACGCCTCCGCCGCCGGCTGGGGACCGGATCGTCACGAACCGCCGCGGATGGAACGTGACCATCGCGGTCCCGACTCTCATCGCCCGCCGCCGCCGGTCCACCGTGCGGCACGATACTGGAAACCCGGCGACCGCCTGCCCACCGCCTACGCGTCGCGGCGCTACGTCATCGCCACGCCGGTCGCTTATCACCTGAACCGGCCGCCGCGCGGCCATCACTGGGTCCGCGCCGGGTCGGACGCCGTTCTGGTGGCGTCCCGCTCGGGAATCATGGTCCGGATCGTCCCCGGCCTGTTCCGCTGA
- a CDS encoding ABC transporter permease: MTVSAVPSEASSASAAPRGGGVRRSMLRRVAPYLQAGPLALTLLVFLLIPILTIVAVSFWDYDSIRIYPDFVLTNYEELLTSPVTWKTYLNTVKFAALTWVITLLIGFTVAYFLAFHVQSTTWQMVLFLVCTIPFWTSNIIRMISWIPFLGRNGLLNSGLISAGLIDQPLEFLLFSDFAVVLAFVHLYALFMVVPIFNSMMRIDRALVEAARDGGASAAQVVWNVILPLAKPGIAIGSIFVVTLVMGDFITVRLMSGGQSASIGLMIANEISLLQYPAAAANAVVLLAVVLIMVVAMLRIVDIRKEL, translated from the coding sequence ATGACCGTCTCCGCCGTCCCATCCGAAGCGTCCAGCGCGTCCGCGGCTCCGCGGGGCGGCGGGGTGCGCCGTTCCATGCTGCGCCGGGTCGCACCCTATCTCCAGGCCGGGCCGCTGGCGCTGACGCTGCTGGTCTTCCTGCTGATCCCCATCCTGACCATCGTCGCGGTCAGCTTCTGGGACTACGACAGCATCCGCATCTACCCGGACTTCGTGCTGACCAATTACGAGGAGCTGCTGACCTCGCCGGTCACCTGGAAGACCTACCTGAACACGGTGAAGTTCGCGGCGCTGACCTGGGTCATCACGCTGCTGATCGGATTCACGGTCGCCTATTTCCTGGCCTTCCACGTCCAGTCCACGACATGGCAGATGGTGCTGTTCCTGGTCTGCACGATCCCCTTCTGGACCTCCAACATCATCCGCATGATCTCGTGGATTCCCTTCCTCGGGCGCAACGGGCTGCTGAATTCCGGGCTGATCTCCGCCGGGCTGATCGACCAGCCGCTGGAGTTCCTGCTGTTCTCGGACTTCGCGGTGGTGCTGGCCTTCGTGCACCTCTACGCGCTGTTCATGGTGGTGCCGATCTTCAATTCGATGATGCGCATCGACCGCGCCCTGGTCGAGGCGGCGCGCGACGGCGGCGCCAGCGCGGCGCAGGTGGTGTGGAACGTCATCCTGCCGCTGGCCAAGCCGGGCATCGCCATCGGCTCCATCTTCGTGGTCACGCTGGTGATGGGCGACTTCATCACCGTCCGGCTGATGAGCGGCGGGCAGAGCGCCTCCATCGGGCTGATGATCGCCAACGAGATTTCGCTGCTCCAATACCCCGCCGCCGCGGCGAACGCGGTCGTGCTGCTGGCCGTCGTCCTCATCATGGTCGTGGCGATGCTGCGCATCGTCGACATCCGCAAGGAGCTGTAA
- a CDS encoding GntR family transcriptional regulator, whose product MKTVLSAPRRAVRGRGEGAEARIVRSIGEAIADRRLPPGTKLAEESLAEVFGVSRERVRKVLLLLAQRRVVTLIPNRGAFVAKPTAREAREVFEARRVIERAVVEALERIHRPLPDETSAKLRAHLAREEEADRAGDRMALIRLSGQFHQLLADFAGNATLAGILADLIDRSSLAIAAFERRSSHSCSATEHRRFVEALESGPPGAAMRLMMEHLDEVERQLDLDARSDGAVDLKSVFAERT is encoded by the coding sequence ATGAAAACTGTCCTGAGCGCCCCCCGCCGCGCCGTCCGCGGGCGGGGGGAGGGGGCGGAGGCCCGCATCGTCCGCAGCATCGGCGAGGCCATCGCCGACCGCCGGCTGCCGCCCGGCACCAAGCTGGCGGAGGAGAGTTTGGCCGAGGTGTTCGGCGTCAGCCGCGAGCGTGTGCGCAAGGTGCTGCTGCTGCTGGCGCAGCGGCGCGTCGTGACGCTGATCCCCAACCGCGGTGCCTTCGTCGCCAAGCCCACCGCGCGGGAGGCGCGCGAGGTGTTCGAGGCCCGGCGGGTGATCGAGCGCGCCGTGGTGGAGGCGCTGGAGCGCATCCACCGTCCCCTGCCGGACGAGACGTCGGCGAAGCTGCGCGCCCATCTGGCGCGGGAGGAGGAGGCCGACCGCGCCGGCGACCGCATGGCGCTGATCCGCCTGTCGGGTCAGTTCCATCAACTGCTCGCCGACTTCGCCGGGAACGCCACGCTGGCCGGCATCCTGGCCGACCTGATCGACCGCTCCAGCCTCGCCATCGCGGCGTTCGAGCGGCGGTCCTCGCACTCCTGTTCCGCCACCGAGCACCGGCGCTTCGTCGAGGCGCTGGAGTCCGGCCCGCCCGGTGCGGCGATGCGGCTGATGATGGAGCATCTCGACGAGGTGGAGCGGCAGCTCGACCTCGACGCGCGGTCGGACGGCGCGGTCGATCTGAAATCCGTTTTCGCCGAACGCACGTAA
- a CDS encoding aspartate/glutamate racemase family protein produces MRILVVNPNTTASMTEKAGAAARAVAAPGTEIIAANPAMGPASIEGYYDEALAVPGLLEVIAAHGRAAPGIDGVVIACFDDVGLDAARCLSAVPVVGICEAAMKTATLLGGRFSVVTTMPRSIPALEHLAERYGVAGRCRVRAAGVPVLALEDPTSGAVERVRDTIRQAIAEDGAESVVLGCAGMADLARALTAEMGVPVVDGVTAAVKLVEGLAVLGLRTGKTGGYAFPLPKPYAGDMARFAPAPQP; encoded by the coding sequence ATGCGCATCCTGGTCGTCAACCCGAACACCACCGCCTCTATGACCGAGAAGGCCGGGGCCGCTGCCCGCGCCGTCGCGGCGCCGGGAACGGAGATCATCGCCGCCAACCCCGCCATGGGCCCCGCCAGCATCGAGGGCTATTACGATGAGGCGTTGGCCGTCCCCGGCCTGCTGGAGGTGATCGCCGCCCACGGCCGCGCCGCGCCGGGCATCGACGGCGTCGTGATCGCCTGCTTCGACGACGTCGGGCTGGACGCCGCGCGCTGCCTGTCCGCCGTCCCGGTGGTCGGCATCTGCGAGGCGGCGATGAAGACCGCCACCCTGCTCGGCGGGCGGTTCAGCGTGGTCACCACCATGCCGCGCTCCATCCCGGCGCTGGAGCATCTGGCGGAGCGCTACGGCGTGGCCGGGCGCTGCCGGGTGCGCGCCGCCGGCGTGCCGGTGCTGGCGCTGGAGGACCCGACGTCGGGCGCCGTGGAGCGGGTGCGCGACACCATCCGCCAAGCCATCGCGGAGGACGGCGCGGAGAGCGTCGTTCTGGGCTGCGCCGGCATGGCCGATCTGGCGCGCGCCCTGACCGCGGAGATGGGCGTGCCGGTGGTGGACGGCGTGACGGCGGCGGTGAAGCTGGTGGAGGGGCTGGCCGTGCTGGGCTTGCGCACCGGCAAGACCGGCGGTTACGCTTTCCCCCTGCCCAAACCCTACGCCGGGGACATGGCGCGCTTCGCCCCCGCCCCGCAGCCCTGA